One stretch of Rathayibacter festucae DSM 15932 DNA includes these proteins:
- a CDS encoding FUSC family protein gives MRLTSSFTVDTRPPVLQLVKTAAATVVTWIIAALIFPGTLPVFGAIAALLVVAPSVNQSFSKALERSVGVIIGVVVGSLIGTLFGDDSAIVLGAIVAAIAVGWAVRLTPASAVQIPISAMLVLSVGSVTPNYAVDRILETLIGAAVGIVVNALIVPPITLAPAERAVGDLTAQLAAALDDLADVLETKVGRERLSELLINARLLQTMQTKAEEAIATGEESLRLNPRRSAHRDRLLALDSVTPRLARIVTRVRGMTRTVHDLYDQDLVGEPTIGDIAVQLHRAAHDLRLLVQSSVAVPEPEPITDELPALTAPLVIVTPHPEHWILLGALAEDLRRIREEIVGEES, from the coding sequence ATGCGCCTCACGTCCAGCTTCACCGTGGACACGCGGCCGCCGGTGCTCCAGCTGGTCAAGACGGCGGCGGCGACCGTCGTCACCTGGATCATCGCCGCGCTGATCTTCCCCGGGACGCTGCCCGTCTTCGGCGCGATCGCGGCGCTGCTGGTGGTCGCGCCCAGCGTGAACCAGTCGTTCTCGAAGGCGCTCGAGCGCAGCGTCGGCGTGATCATCGGCGTCGTCGTCGGCTCGCTGATCGGCACGCTCTTCGGCGACGACAGCGCGATCGTCCTCGGCGCGATCGTCGCCGCGATCGCCGTGGGCTGGGCGGTCCGGCTGACACCCGCCTCCGCGGTGCAGATCCCGATCAGCGCGATGCTCGTGCTCTCGGTCGGCTCGGTGACGCCGAACTACGCCGTGGACCGCATCCTCGAGACGCTGATCGGCGCGGCCGTCGGGATCGTCGTGAATGCGCTGATCGTGCCGCCGATCACGCTCGCGCCGGCGGAGCGGGCCGTCGGCGACCTGACCGCGCAGCTCGCCGCGGCGCTCGACGACCTGGCCGACGTGCTCGAGACGAAGGTCGGCCGGGAGCGCCTCAGCGAGCTGCTGATCAACGCGCGGCTGCTGCAGACCATGCAGACCAAGGCGGAGGAGGCGATCGCGACCGGTGAGGAGTCGCTGCGGCTCAACCCGCGGCGCTCCGCGCACCGCGACCGGCTGCTGGCGCTGGACTCCGTCACTCCGCGGCTCGCCCGCATCGTGACGCGCGTGCGCGGGATGACCCGCACGGTGCACGACCTGTACGACCAGGACCTGGTGGGCGAACCGACGATCGGGGACATCGCGGTGCAGCTGCACCGGGCGGCGCACGACCTGCGGCTGCTCGTGCAGTCCTCGGTCGCGGTGCCGGAGCCGGAGCCGATCACCGACGAGCTGCCGGCGCTGACCGCCCCGCTGGTGATCGTGACCCCGCACCCGGAGCACTGGATCCTGCTGGGGGCGCTCGCCGAGGACCTGCGGCGCATCCGCGAGGAGATCGTGGGCGAGGAGTCCTGA
- a CDS encoding MarR family winged helix-turn-helix transcriptional regulator, producing MNHLLSSDASHPDPGAAPDAVDEIRAGWRRLRPELDTSAVDVAGRLIRASALLVRVTEERLAAFELTRGEFDVLTTLRRLAAPQSPTTLRTIGLASAPAVTKRLHALERRGLVLRTANPADGRGALIALTTEGIALVDAAFPEVLEVERELLAAVPDALRDDAARGLRAVLASIEAAPER from the coding sequence GTGAATCATCTTCTGTCGAGCGACGCGTCGCATCCGGACCCCGGCGCGGCTCCGGACGCCGTCGACGAGATCCGTGCGGGCTGGCGTCGGCTGCGGCCCGAGCTGGACACCTCGGCGGTGGACGTCGCGGGTCGCCTGATCCGCGCCTCCGCCCTGCTCGTGCGGGTGACGGAGGAGCGGCTCGCCGCCTTCGAGCTGACCCGCGGCGAGTTCGACGTGCTGACGACGCTGCGCCGGCTCGCCGCCCCGCAGTCGCCGACGACGCTGCGGACGATCGGCCTCGCCTCCGCCCCGGCCGTGACGAAGCGGCTGCACGCGCTCGAGCGCCGCGGGCTGGTGCTGCGGACCGCGAACCCGGCGGACGGGCGCGGCGCGCTCATCGCGCTGACCACCGAGGGGATCGCGCTGGTCGACGCCGCCTTCCCCGAGGTGCTCGAGGTGGAGCGGGAGCTGCTGGCGGCGGTGCCCGACGCGCTCCGCGACGACGCCGCCCGGGGGCTGCGCGCGGTGCTCGCGAGCATCGAGGCGGCGCCGGAGCGGTGA
- a CDS encoding FUSC family protein, which translates to MPATPSLRSALPHPRELVAFGPHDGAHRVALRAGISMAVPLLLLWVLGRTDLALYATFGAFTALYGRRHTHRPRLLMQASAAAYLVAMVTIGTAVALSPQRDWLIIPVVTLAAVGAAYLSDALHWHPPGPLFPVFAVTACASVPVEATRIPEAFALAAASAAFSLLIGVSGIAAPRARLLPATPWRPSFRAAAVRSTTRAGMLRFGAVVLIAGAIPTATGLGHPYWAMVSAVAAVSGADATARLVRAGHRMLGTVIGVAIAAALLALPLSPLVTIGVVVLLQMLAELVVGRNYGLTLALITPLAILMVELAHHTDEFVLLRDRALETAIGVAVGVAATLLSHAIATRTTRPTPEG; encoded by the coding sequence ATGCCCGCCACCCCCTCCCTCCGCAGCGCCCTGCCGCACCCCCGTGAGCTGGTCGCCTTCGGCCCGCACGACGGCGCCCACCGCGTCGCCCTGCGCGCCGGGATCTCGATGGCGGTGCCGCTCCTCCTCCTCTGGGTCCTCGGCCGCACCGACCTCGCCCTCTACGCGACCTTCGGCGCCTTCACCGCGCTCTACGGACGCCGGCACACCCACCGCCCGCGCCTGCTGATGCAGGCCTCGGCCGCCGCCTACCTCGTGGCGATGGTGACGATCGGCACCGCCGTCGCCCTGTCGCCGCAGCGCGACTGGCTGATCATCCCGGTGGTCACCCTCGCCGCCGTCGGCGCCGCCTACCTCAGCGACGCCCTGCACTGGCACCCGCCCGGCCCGCTCTTCCCGGTGTTCGCCGTCACCGCCTGCGCCTCGGTGCCCGTCGAGGCGACACGGATCCCGGAGGCGTTCGCCCTCGCCGCCGCCTCCGCCGCCTTCTCGCTGCTCATCGGAGTGAGCGGGATCGCCGCCCCGCGCGCCCGGCTGCTGCCCGCGACGCCGTGGCGCCCCTCCTTCCGCGCCGCCGCCGTCCGCTCCACGACCCGCGCCGGGATGCTCCGCTTCGGCGCCGTCGTGCTGATCGCCGGCGCGATCCCCACCGCGACCGGCCTCGGCCACCCCTACTGGGCGATGGTCTCCGCCGTCGCGGCGGTCTCGGGCGCCGACGCGACCGCCCGCCTCGTCCGCGCCGGCCACCGGATGCTCGGCACCGTGATCGGCGTCGCGATCGCCGCCGCACTGCTCGCCCTGCCGCTGTCCCCGCTGGTCACGATCGGCGTCGTCGTGCTGCTGCAGATGCTCGCCGAGCTCGTCGTCGGCCGCAACTACGGCCTGACCCTCGCCCTGATCACCCCGCTCGCGATCCTGATGGTCGAGCTCGCCCACCACACCGACGAGTTCGTCCTCCTGCGCGACCGCGCCCTCGAGACCGCGATCGGCGTCGCCGTCGGCGTGGCCGCCACCCTCCTGTCCCACGCGATCGCCACCCGCACCACCCGCCCGACACCCGAAGGCTGA
- a CDS encoding RICIN domain-containing protein, which translates to MTKRRGRIRLALMALATAALVAVTGLAPATAAPQTVTNGTQFLTTQGQPIHGHGAGLLKVGQYYYWVGQSTDADNRFISVPLYRSTDFKNWEFRGDILTRNSSPDLNVSTIERPKLVYNAATQKYVLWMHWENGRDYTQGRVAVATSSTVDGSYAYQGSFRPQGYESRDMTVYQDDDGSAYLFSSTAIPTTNASTAIFKLNASYTNVESFQGLHWENQSREAPTIFKRNGVYFALSSGTTGWSPNQNKYSTATKITGPWSTPTDFGGPTGNRSQPTYVATISGSAGTSYLYMGDRWAGANNGAVNDSSYVWQPLQFPSNTSVAMPEVDGVVIDTAAGTVNAAPALPRSTIKSASSGLCVNVADDSTATGSKVVQWTCGNGSNAVFARASAGGYVQFQTQHSGLCLAQSGSSGSGGALVQAPCTSGSTAQWQVSGQTIVNRASGACLDVPDESTTAGRQLGTWSCNGGNHQKWSFVA; encoded by the coding sequence ATGACGAAACGAAGAGGACGGATCAGGCTGGCGCTCATGGCGCTCGCCACGGCGGCGCTGGTCGCGGTCACGGGCCTGGCGCCCGCGACGGCGGCGCCGCAGACCGTCACGAACGGCACGCAGTTCCTCACCACCCAGGGCCAGCCGATCCACGGGCACGGCGCCGGGCTGCTCAAGGTGGGGCAGTACTACTACTGGGTCGGTCAGAGCACCGACGCGGACAACCGGTTCATCTCGGTCCCGCTCTACCGCTCCACCGACTTCAAGAACTGGGAGTTCCGCGGCGACATCCTCACCAGGAACTCCTCGCCGGACCTGAACGTCTCGACGATCGAGCGGCCGAAGCTGGTCTACAACGCGGCGACGCAGAAGTACGTGCTCTGGATGCACTGGGAGAACGGACGGGACTACACGCAGGGCCGCGTCGCGGTCGCCACCTCGAGCACGGTCGACGGCTCCTACGCCTACCAGGGCAGCTTCCGGCCGCAGGGCTACGAGTCGCGCGACATGACGGTGTACCAGGACGACGACGGCTCGGCGTACCTCTTCTCGTCGACGGCCATCCCCACGACGAACGCGTCGACGGCGATCTTCAAGCTCAACGCGTCGTACACGAACGTCGAGTCGTTCCAGGGCCTGCACTGGGAGAACCAGTCCCGTGAGGCGCCGACCATCTTCAAGCGCAACGGCGTCTACTTCGCGCTCTCGTCCGGGACCACCGGCTGGAGCCCGAACCAGAACAAGTACTCCACGGCCACGAAGATCACCGGGCCGTGGTCGACGCCGACCGACTTCGGCGGGCCGACCGGCAACCGCTCGCAGCCGACCTACGTCGCGACCATCAGCGGCAGCGCCGGCACGTCCTACCTCTACATGGGCGACCGCTGGGCGGGCGCCAACAACGGAGCGGTCAACGACTCCAGCTACGTCTGGCAGCCGCTGCAGTTCCCGTCGAACACCTCGGTCGCCATGCCGGAGGTGGACGGGGTCGTCATCGACACCGCGGCGGGAACGGTGAACGCCGCCCCGGCGCTGCCGCGATCGACGATCAAGTCGGCGTCGAGCGGACTGTGCGTGAACGTCGCGGACGACTCGACCGCGACCGGCTCGAAGGTGGTCCAGTGGACCTGCGGCAACGGGTCGAACGCCGTGTTCGCCCGGGCATCGGCCGGCGGCTACGTGCAGTTCCAGACGCAGCACAGCGGGCTCTGCCTCGCGCAGTCCGGGTCCTCGGGCTCCGGCGGCGCGCTGGTGCAGGCGCCCTGCACGTCCGGATCGACGGCGCAGTGGCAGGTGAGCGGTCAGACGATCGTCAACCGCGCGAGCGGCGCCTGCCTCGACGTGCCCGACGAGAGCACGACCGCGGGTCGTCAGCTCGGGACCTGGTCCTGCAACGGAGGCAACCACCAGAAGTGGAGCTTCGTCGCCTAG
- a CDS encoding glycoside hydrolase encodes MTMDRRGLLALAGTAALTGAVTAVAGPGAAPAHAATGTAVVDPAQRGPVWEGFGTALCWFAHRIGGTQAVRDTYADLLFDRDKGLGLNIVRYNIGGGENPAYPGHMDLRARIPGYLASASAAYDWSADPNQRWFLQAAKSRIPASEFLAESFANSPPWWMTISGSVTGGRNAAENLRPDSYEAFARYLVTVNERFRTTWGVAFRTLSPVNEPSAAYWTFGNRQEGNRMYPANQAIMLKALADELARQGSPTRIAASEETSIDVGRDTVNSWSAQTRALVGQYNVHSYEGSDRTGFKTAARGTRIWDSEHGNGDASGSTLSQNILWDVKWLGASAFAYWQAVDSGGWGMLDTDLNNASADLSSYTRNKKFWAMAQWSRYVRRGYRVIGVSDNDTVAFHDEAGRRVVLVTVNTTSTPATVTYDLTRFAPATATASGVRTGASEDLAALPPAALAGNRFTASAPAMSTTTWVVPSMTLN; translated from the coding sequence ATGACGATGGACAGGAGAGGGCTTCTCGCCCTCGCGGGCACGGCGGCGCTCACGGGCGCGGTCACGGCGGTCGCCGGGCCGGGCGCCGCACCCGCGCACGCCGCCACCGGGACGGCGGTCGTCGACCCGGCGCAGCGCGGACCGGTGTGGGAGGGCTTCGGCACGGCGCTCTGCTGGTTCGCGCACCGGATCGGCGGCACGCAGGCGGTGCGCGACACCTACGCCGATCTGCTCTTCGACCGCGACAAGGGTCTGGGGCTGAACATCGTCCGCTACAACATCGGCGGCGGCGAGAACCCGGCCTACCCCGGGCACATGGACCTCCGCGCCCGCATCCCCGGCTACCTCGCGTCCGCCTCGGCGGCCTACGACTGGTCGGCCGACCCGAATCAGCGCTGGTTCCTCCAGGCCGCCAAGTCGCGGATCCCGGCCAGCGAGTTCCTCGCCGAGTCCTTCGCCAACTCGCCGCCCTGGTGGATGACGATCTCGGGCAGCGTCACCGGGGGCAGGAACGCCGCCGAGAACCTGCGCCCCGACAGCTACGAGGCCTTCGCCCGCTACCTCGTGACGGTCAACGAGCGCTTCCGCACGACCTGGGGCGTGGCCTTCCGCACCCTGTCGCCGGTGAACGAGCCGAGCGCCGCCTACTGGACCTTCGGCAACCGCCAGGAGGGCAACCGGATGTACCCGGCGAACCAGGCGATCATGCTCAAGGCCCTGGCGGACGAGCTGGCGCGGCAGGGCTCGCCGACGCGGATCGCGGCGTCGGAGGAGACGAGCATCGATGTCGGCCGCGACACGGTGAACAGCTGGTCCGCGCAGACCCGCGCCCTCGTCGGCCAGTACAACGTGCACAGCTACGAGGGCTCCGACCGGACCGGCTTCAAGACCGCCGCGCGCGGCACGCGGATCTGGGACTCCGAGCACGGCAACGGCGACGCGAGCGGATCGACGCTCTCGCAGAACATCCTCTGGGACGTGAAGTGGCTCGGCGCGAGTGCGTTCGCCTACTGGCAGGCGGTCGACTCCGGCGGCTGGGGGATGCTCGACACCGACCTCAACAACGCCTCCGCGGATCTCTCGAGCTACACCCGGAACAAGAAGTTCTGGGCGATGGCGCAGTGGAGCCGCTACGTCCGCCGCGGCTACCGGGTGATCGGCGTGAGCGACAACGACACCGTCGCCTTCCACGACGAGGCCGGCCGGCGCGTCGTCCTCGTCACGGTGAACACCACCTCGACGCCGGCGACGGTCACCTACGACCTCACCCGCTTCGCTCCCGCCACCGCGACCGCCTCGGGGGTGCGCACCGGCGCGTCCGAGGACCTGGCGGCGCTGCCCCCGGCCGCGCTCGCCGGCAACCGATTCACGGCATCCGCTCCGGCGATGTCGACCACCACGTGGGTCGTCCCCTCGATGACCCTCAACTAG
- a CDS encoding alpha/beta fold hydrolase codes for MTSTVHTLKSGRALGVAWSGPEDAEHVVVLAHPAPGAAGLDPDPAATARHGVRLLSFDRPGYGASELLTDVDPAGAGAGASPEQAAADIAEYLATVGIASVTAAGWSAGGRVAFALSANYPGLVGRVAVLGTPAPDDAVPWVGEQNRAMLEQLRELPVDEAVRSLAAALDTAFGPSPAPESLLGVLGGDAADEDVLGAPGVRERLLAMLERAVAQGNLGQAADIVGYTLQEWGFAVETVDAPALLLYGGEDATVGRQHGEWYAARLPDSRLEVVPGRGHLLAVSEWERVLAFLLPEPA; via the coding sequence ATGACCTCGACGGTGCACACGCTCAAGTCCGGCCGCGCGCTCGGAGTCGCCTGGTCCGGCCCGGAGGACGCCGAGCACGTCGTCGTGCTCGCGCACCCCGCACCCGGCGCCGCCGGTCTCGACCCCGACCCCGCGGCCACCGCCCGCCACGGCGTGCGGCTGCTCTCGTTCGACCGCCCCGGCTACGGTGCCTCGGAGCTGCTGACCGACGTCGATCCCGCCGGCGCCGGTGCCGGCGCGAGCCCGGAGCAGGCCGCCGCCGACATCGCCGAGTACCTCGCCACCGTGGGCATCGCCTCGGTCACCGCGGCCGGCTGGTCGGCGGGCGGCCGCGTCGCCTTCGCCCTCTCGGCCAACTACCCGGGCCTGGTCGGGCGCGTCGCCGTCCTCGGCACTCCCGCGCCGGACGACGCCGTGCCGTGGGTCGGCGAGCAGAACCGGGCGATGCTCGAGCAGCTGCGCGAGCTGCCGGTGGACGAGGCGGTCCGCTCCCTCGCCGCCGCGCTCGACACGGCGTTCGGCCCGTCACCTGCCCCCGAGTCGCTGCTCGGCGTGCTCGGAGGGGACGCCGCCGACGAGGACGTGCTCGGGGCGCCGGGTGTCCGCGAGCGGCTCCTGGCGATGCTCGAGCGCGCCGTCGCGCAGGGCAACCTCGGCCAGGCCGCGGACATCGTCGGCTACACCCTCCAGGAGTGGGGCTTCGCGGTCGAGACGGTCGACGCCCCGGCGCTGCTCCTCTACGGCGGCGAGGACGCGACCGTCGGCCGCCAGCACGGCGAGTGGTACGCCGCCCGCCTGCCGGACTCGCGCCTCGAGGTCGTGCCCGGCCGAGGCCACCTGCTCGCCGTCTCCGAGTGGGAGCGCGTGCTCGCCTTCCTCCTGCCCGAGCCCGCCTGA